Sequence from the Kineosporia succinea genome:
CAGCCGGTCGACATCGGTGGTTACTACCGCCCCGACCCGGCCAAGGCCGAGGCGGTCATGCGGCCGTCGGCGACGCTGAACAAGGCGCTCGCGATCCTGGCCTGATCTCCCACACCGCGGCGTCCTCCAGAAATGGGGGACGCCGCGGTGCGTTCGGGGGTCAGGCCAGTTCGCGGGACACCCAGCCGGCGAGAACCCGCGCGCACTCGGCCACCGCCACCGGCCAGCTCTTCGCCGCGCTCTCGTCCGCGTCGTCGCTGACCTGCTTGACCAGCCGCACCGGCACCCCGAAGTGCTCGCCGACCGCCGCGACCGCGTAGCCCTCCATGTCGACGAGCTGCGCCCGCCGCGCCAGCGCGTCGCGCACCGGCCCACCCGCGACGAAGGTGTCGCCGCTCGCCAGCGTGAGCCCGTCGGGCCGCACCGCGATCGGCGCCCCGTAGGTCTCGCCGGTCAGCCGCCGCAGCAGGTCGGTGTCCAGGTCGTGCTGGAGCACCGTGCCGAT
This genomic interval carries:
- a CDS encoding nucleosidase, with the protein product MTTEQIVGTIRADRPLLVLAVKEEAQFLPEGLPVLITGIGKINTTLALSTVLASTRPSALINLGTAGALRPGLAGLHEIGTVLQHDLDTDLLRRLTGETYGAPIAVRPDGLTLASGDTFVAGGPVRDALARRAQLVDMEGYAVAAVGEHFGVPVRLVKQVSDDADESAAKSWPVAVAECARVLAGWVSRELA